The DNA sequence CTGGTCTGGCGGCTTCGAAACAGACGCTGTCCGCCTGGGCCGATTCGCTGCCGCAATACAGTATTGTGAAGAACAAAATCACCTGTCCGCGTGAAAAAGTGGCCGAAGCGTGTGCGGCGCTGGAGAAACATTTCGACTCGGCAAAGGCATCGTCGGGCGATGGCCTGCGTCTGGACTGGGACGACCGCTGGGTGCAGGTGCGGGCGAGCAACACGGAGCCGATCATCCGGGTCATCGCGGAAGCACCACAAAACGATGAGGCCCAGCAGTTGTGTGAAGCGGCGATGGAGATCGTAGGCTCGGCTGTGTCTTAAGGTTTTATTATCTACCACGGCCAGCACGAAATACACGAAAGTTTGCTGTGTTCGTCGCCCGGTTTCGTTTACGGTCCCGCATAGAAGCCCAGATGGCGGAGGCACTCAATCAGGAGCAGCAGGACGCTTAAAAGGGCGCCCAGGAATGGAATGCAGAGTGGGTAACGTGACCCCGTGGCTTTGTCGGGTTCCGTGGTGCGTTTGAGTTTGATGAGTGCGGCGTTGACCATGGTGAAGACGCAGAGCATGACGAAGCTGGTGCCCCGGGCCAGGGATTCGATGGGAAAGGCTAAGGCTAGTATCAGAACGGTGCCGGTCGCGATGCCTGTAGCCCAGAGTGGCGTGCGGGTGCTGGGGTGAACGTTTCCCAGGAATTCCGGCGCGAGTCCCTGACGTCCCATGCCATAGAGGATGCGCGACGCCATGACGACCTGCACCATCACTCCGTTGAGCACGGCGATCAGGCTGATGGCGCTGATGAGCCAGGGCGGAACCAGACCGTGCTGGCGGACGAGGTCGGTAAAGGGTGCCGAGCTGCTGCTCAGTTGATCCAGTGGTAAGGTCAGTACGGCTACCAGAGAGACGAGCAAATAGAGCGCGGTCGTGATGATCAGTGCCAGAATAATGGACCTGGGCAGCGTTCGTTCTGCCTCAGTGACTTCCTCGGCCATATTCACCATATCCTCAAAGCCGATGAAAGCATAGAAGGCCAGAAAACTGCCGAACAGGATGGTCAACCAGGCCTCCGCTGCCAAGGGGGGAATGAATTCCGGCATTCGCATCGGAACACGGATTAATTCCCCCGCGCCGCCGGCAATGACGATCAAAACGCCTGCCAGTTCGATAAAAGTAATCACTACGACCGCACCGACGGCTTCATCGACTCCGAGTGCCGCCAGAAATCCGACAGAGAGGACAAGTATTGTGATCGCCAGGAAGCCGGGTAACGCAATGAATTCGTGCAGGTAACCGACGAAGCCCCGGGCAATGGTCGCCGCGGAGACGATTCCGGTGGTCAACACGGCGAGACCTACGAGTCTCGAGAGCGTCTTGCGATTAAAGGCCGCGTGGACATAAGCGACTTCTCCGGCACTGACGGGCAGGCGGCTGGTCAGTTCTGCATAAGAGAGCGCACTGAAACTGACGATGATCGCGGAGACCAGAAATGCCAGTGGGGTCAACATGCCTGCGGAACCGGCGATTTTGCTGATCAAAACATAGATGCCTGCCCCGAGCATGGTCCCCACGCCGTAAAGGACCAGCTTCCAGAGGCTGATCGAGCGTTTGAGGGTGGCTGCGTCGACTGGTGTCTCAGGTTTTTGTTCCATATCCGCTGATCTGACACGATGAGTCTGAAGTACTGTACCTTGTACGATGCGAAAGCCTGATTATAACAGATCGGAAACGGTTCTGGTCTACTGAGAGATATTTCTCAGATGGTTCAGGAAGTGTTTGATCTTTGAATCGTTGGCTTCGTATAATCGTGGCATGACAGATCGCAGACATTTCATCAAGACGGCAGCGGGGCTGGGTGCTTCGCTTTCCCTGTTTACGAACCTGAAGGTACGCGCGCAGGAGGGACCCGCTCCCCGCCGACCTTTGATCCTGTGCAGTCGGGGTGAGGAGTGGGCCGAGAAGGTCCTGCGTCCCGGTTGGAACGTGTTCGAGAAGGGGGGCGATATTCTCGACGCGGTGGAAGAATCTGCACGGGTGACGGAACTGGATCCCGAAGATCAGTCAGTGGGCTATGGCGGCTTGCCGAACGAGGAAGGGGTGGTTCAGCTCGATGCCTGCTTCATGGATGGCCGGACGCATAACTGCGGTTCGGTGGCGGCGCTGGAGATGATTAAGACGCCGTCATCGGTGGCCCGACTGGTGATGGAGCGGACCGATCACATTCACCTGGTGGGTGAGGGGGCCCGTAAGTTTGCGCGGGCGCATGGCTTCAAGGAAGAGAACCTGCTGACGGACAAATCGCGCAAGATGTGGCTCCGCTGGAAAGAGAATCTGAGCGACAAGGACGACTGGTTCCCGCCTAAAGACGGCAATTACGATCTGGAGAAACGGCCGACCGGCACGATCAACATTCTGGCGCTGGACAGCCAAGGGGATCTGGCCGGCTGCACAACGACCTCGGGGTTGTTCGGGAAGCTGCCGGGCCGGATTGGGGATTCGCCGATTATTGGCGCGGGTCTGTATGTGGACAACGAAGTGGGTGCCGCGGGTGCGACGGGGCGGGGTGAAGAGATTCTGCGAACCTGCGGGAGCTTTTTCGTCGTGGAACAGATGCGGGCCGGGAAGAGCCCGCGTGAGGCGTGCGAAGCGTTATGTCACCGCATCGTGAAGATCAACGGCGGCCCGGAGAAGGTGAACTTCACCGATAAGATCGTGGCGATCAATAAGAATGGTGAAGCGGGCTGCTTTGCCATTCAGGGCCGGAAAGACAAGCCCCCCAAGGCGGCGGTGATAACCGCAGCGGGGATTCAGATTGTTGAGGGTGGTTATCTGATTGAGGTGGGGTAGTGGATTTCTTTCACATCACTCTCTTCACTCTAGGGCCACAGCATAAACAGGGCCATCAGGATCATGGCTGTGTTTTCGATGATCGTCACTGCGGACATGGGTAGATTGAAGACCGTTCCCAGGCAGGCACATTGAATTGCCTGACGTTTGCGGACTGCCTGCAGGACTCCGATTAAGCCGACGCCCATGACAGTGGCGGTGACGAGATTCACGATGGTCGGAAAGACGCCCAAAATGAACGCGACGCCGAGCGTGAATTCCAGAAAGGGGTAGAGCACGGCATAGAGACGCGATCGTCTGGCCACGATGTCGTAAGTCGCAAAGGCGTCTGCAAATTTGCTGACATCGAGCAGCTTGAAGAAGGCAAAACCCAGGAAGAAGCAGCCCATAAAGTAACGCATGAAGTTTTCGAGCGTCGCGCCTGTATTATGCATCGAAGTTAAAATTGCGGCGGCACCAGCCACATAGAACACGACCAGCAGCAGTGGCTTGTAGGTTGCCAGGCTGAACTTCGGTTTCTCTTCCGTAACCGGCGCAGGTTGACTCTGCAGGATTTCCAGACCGGGTCTGGGGTTCTCTACGATGGCTGCTTCGTAGCCGGCGTTCGTGACCACTTCGACCAGTTTTTCGGCAGGCTGGGCTCCGCTGACTTTCGCAGTGACCGTCTTTGCGGCGCTCGTGAGATCAGCCTTCCACTCGAGGATTTCGGGGGCCTGGTCCAGAGAGGGTTGTAGTTTGCTCAAACAGGACTGGCACTTGAGATTGGTTGATACCTTCACTTCCTGAAACTGTTCTGTTTGTTCAAGAGTCTGCATTTTATTATCTCCGTATCGGATGGATGATGGTCTATTTTTCAGAGGGAAGAATCGACAAAATGATGGGGCAGTCTTCCAGCGCCCCATGTCCCGAACACTTTTCGTAGAGTGTGTCGAGAGTGTCAGCCAGTCTTTTCAGATCGTCGATTTTCTGACGGATCTCGGACAGTTTCTGTCCCGCCAGCTGCTTGACCTCACGCTTGGAGGAACCAGGGTTGTCTGCAATGCTTAATAACTGTTCGACCTCAGCCAGCGTGAACCCCAGTTCCTGGGCCCGTTTGATAAACCGGATGCGATCGATGGCCTCCGGCGGATATTCCCGGAAGGGGGCTTTAATGCGTGGCTGGTCGACCAGACCTTTGCGTTCGTAGAAGCGTACTGTTTCGACTCCCACCCCTGCGGCCTGAGCGACACGTCCGATTGTTAATTGACTCATGTTTTACCTCCTGAAGCATTATAGACTCTGTACTATAGTACGGGGTCAAGCGGTAAAACACATTCTTCAGGGAAAATATTTTTTGACCGGGGAGGGCTCGCTGAGAAATTGAGGTACGATTAGCGATTCCAGTCGAACTTCAGCAGACGGAAGCCTGTGATTTTGAAGAAGATCGCGGAGAGGATGCTGAGGGCGACGACCGCCAGG is a window from the Gimesia benthica genome containing:
- a CDS encoding APC family permease, with the translated sequence MEQKPETPVDAATLKRSISLWKLVLYGVGTMLGAGIYVLISKIAGSAGMLTPLAFLVSAIIVSFSALSYAELTSRLPVSAGEVAYVHAAFNRKTLSRLVGLAVLTTGIVSAATIARGFVGYLHEFIALPGFLAITILVLSVGFLAALGVDEAVGAVVVITFIELAGVLIVIAGGAGELIRVPMRMPEFIPPLAAEAWLTILFGSFLAFYAFIGFEDMVNMAEEVTEAERTLPRSIILALIITTALYLLVSLVAVLTLPLDQLSSSSAPFTDLVRQHGLVPPWLISAISLIAVLNGVMVQVVMASRILYGMGRQGLAPEFLGNVHPSTRTPLWATGIATGTVLILALAFPIESLARGTSFVMLCVFTMVNAALIKLKRTTEPDKATGSRYPLCIPFLGALLSVLLLLIECLRHLGFYAGP
- a CDS encoding heavy-metal-associated domain-containing protein, which translates into the protein MQTLEQTEQFQEVKVSTNLKCQSCLSKLQPSLDQAPEILEWKADLTSAAKTVTAKVSGAQPAEKLVEVVTNAGYEAAIVENPRPGLEILQSQPAPVTEEKPKFSLATYKPLLLVVFYVAGAAAILTSMHNTGATLENFMRYFMGCFFLGFAFFKLLDVSKFADAFATYDIVARRSRLYAVLYPFLEFTLGVAFILGVFPTIVNLVTATVMGVGLIGVLQAVRKRQAIQCACLGTVFNLPMSAVTIIENTAMILMALFMLWP
- a CDS encoding N(4)-(beta-N-acetylglucosaminyl)-L-asparaginase: MTDRRHFIKTAAGLGASLSLFTNLKVRAQEGPAPRRPLILCSRGEEWAEKVLRPGWNVFEKGGDILDAVEESARVTELDPEDQSVGYGGLPNEEGVVQLDACFMDGRTHNCGSVAALEMIKTPSSVARLVMERTDHIHLVGEGARKFARAHGFKEENLLTDKSRKMWLRWKENLSDKDDWFPPKDGNYDLEKRPTGTINILALDSQGDLAGCTTTSGLFGKLPGRIGDSPIIGAGLYVDNEVGAAGATGRGEEILRTCGSFFVVEQMRAGKSPREACEALCHRIVKINGGPEKVNFTDKIVAINKNGEAGCFAIQGRKDKPPKAAVITAAGIQIVEGGYLIEVG
- a CDS encoding MerR family DNA-binding protein; translated protein: MSQLTIGRVAQAAGVGVETVRFYERKGLVDQPRIKAPFREYPPEAIDRIRFIKRAQELGFTLAEVEQLLSIADNPGSSKREVKQLAGQKLSEIRQKIDDLKRLADTLDTLYEKCSGHGALEDCPIILSILPSEK